The genomic segment GTGTCTGGCACGCGGCAGGAGTTGGTCACGATAGGGCTGCTGAAGGTGATGATGCCGAGGCATTTCAGGTTGCATATTAATGACATGATTCGTAAGGACTTGCGTGTGTGTAGATGTAATGTGTTGTTCTGGCTGAGAAACAGGAGGCGCTATGGTGTTACGGTTCGGGAGGTATTGATTCAATTTGTCAAGTCTTTTAAGGTTTGAGATTTGAGGTTTGAGATTTGAGATTTATGGTGAGGAGGATTGCTTTTATTACGGAGGGTTTCATGGGTAGTACGCTGCCTTTGATTCGTCAGTTGTGTTTAAGGGGCTACGGGGTTGATTTGTATTACTACAAGAGGGTGATACATGAGCCTGAGGCTTGCGAGCTGGACTATCGTGCGGAGCGTTATGGGGTGAATGTTGTTCCGATGGAGGTGTATGGTGGTATCAGCAGGTATGTTGGTAATGATAATCTGCGGATTTATGTGTTTTCGCAGGTTAGGCCGCTGGGTTCTGTTCCTGTGGTGCGTAGTGTTATGGGGCTGGTTATGAGGTGTCAGGCTTATGGTGCTGCGCGGGTGATAAACGGGCGGTGTTATGATGCGATTAACGTGATATGCAACTATGACATGGGGCATATGGCTGACTTGCTTCGTTACTTGGGTGGCAATGTGGTTGTTTCGTTGCATGAGGTGTGGAATCATGGCAAGCCTTGTGTGAAGCCGTCGAGGTTGTTGGCTGAGGTGATACGCAAGGGTTGTAGGATTGTGTTGTTTTCGGATCATTCGAGGGGTGATATTGGGCGGATTGCTGGTGTTGACATGGACTTGGTGCGTGTGAATCCTTTCGGTCTGTTTGAGTCTTTTGCTTCGTTGCCTGAATTGGAGGTGCGGGAGGGGCTTCCTGAGAGGTATTTTCTGTTTTTTGGCTACATCAGACGATATAAGGGTCTGGGTGTTTTGCATGAGGCTGTAAGGTTGATGGGTGAGGCTTTGGGTGGCTATAAGATTGTGGTCGGCGGGCAGGGTGATGATGGTGTTTTAGAGGAGATGAGGGGGGACGACCGGTATGTGTTAATTTCTCGTTTTATCCGTAATGGTGAGTTGGTTGGTTTGATTAAGCGGGCGTATGCTGTGGTTTGTCCTTACTTGAGCATGTCGCAGAGTGGTATTCCTCAGACTGCTTTTCCGTTTGGGACTCCGATTGTTGCTTCTGACCTGGAGGGCTTCAGGGAGATTATCACTCCTGATGTTGGGATGTTGTTCCCGACGGGAGATGCGCGGTCGTTGGCGCGGTGCCTCTCTGAACTGATAATGCATCCAGACAGGCGTGAGCAGATGCGCAGGAATATTCTTTCTTTCACTCAGCGGCATCCCAGATATGACTGGGAGAATATCTGTGAGAATTATCTTGAAATCATCGGCTTATGAGAATGTGTGGAAAAATAGGCTATTGGGTTGTGTGCTTTATGGCGTGTGCCGTCTGTTCTGATGTTTATTCGCGACGGGTGATTGATGTATGGTCGCAGAGCCAGTTTGATTCTCTGACGTCGATTATCACTCGCCAACTGGAGAGTGGCGAAAGGGATATACATGTAAGACTGGCTGCTGGGAGATTTAAATTCTCGGAGAATCACATATACTTAAAGGATCTTGCTTATCCGAGGTCTTCTGTTACAATTTCCGGTGAAAGGGGTACTGTCGTCTATTCGGATGGTATGGGATATTCGCGAGGGGACAGGTACTGTTATGCCTTTAATCATCAGAATACGTTTCTGGAT from the Prevotella sp. Rep29 genome contains:
- a CDS encoding glycosyltransferase family 4 protein, producing the protein MVRRIAFITEGFMGSTLPLIRQLCLRGYGVDLYYYKRVIHEPEACELDYRAERYGVNVVPMEVYGGISRYVGNDNLRIYVFSQVRPLGSVPVVRSVMGLVMRCQAYGAARVINGRCYDAINVICNYDMGHMADLLRYLGGNVVVSLHEVWNHGKPCVKPSRLLAEVIRKGCRIVLFSDHSRGDIGRIAGVDMDLVRVNPFGLFESFASLPELEVREGLPERYFLFFGYIRRYKGLGVLHEAVRLMGEALGGYKIVVGGQGDDGVLEEMRGDDRYVLISRFIRNGELVGLIKRAYAVVCPYLSMSQSGIPQTAFPFGTPIVASDLEGFREIITPDVGMLFPTGDARSLARCLSELIMHPDRREQMRRNILSFTQRHPRYDWENICENYLEIIGL